The Alphaproteobacteria bacterium sequence GCTGATCCTGCGCAACGACGGCGACGAGAAATTTCCGAACCTCGTCACGCAAGAGGCGATCCGCCACGAGAATCCGGCGACCCGTGAGCAAGGCACCGACCGGCCGGGGCGCTTTCCGGACGGGCCCAGCGTGCAACGCAGCGCCGTCGAAAACACCGACTGGCATCGGGTTGAAAAAGACCGGTTCGCGCGCGAGATGGCGGCGCATCTGCGCCAGTCCGCGCTCGACAACGCGTTCACGCACCTGATCGTCGTCGCTCCGCCCCAGGTGCTGGGCGAACTGCGCCAGCAGATGGACAAGGCGGTGCAGGCCAAGGTGCTGGCCGAGGTCGACAAGGACCTGACCAAGCACCCGGTGCACGAGATCGAGCGCATCCTGGTCCAGAAATCCGGCTGACCGCCCGGTTGGTCCTTCCCGCGGGGCCGCCGCCTGCCATGGACAGGCGGCAGTCCGCGCCCGATGATGGAGGCAGGCCGCATTTCGTGGCGTCGTATCCAAGGGAAGGAAACCGACCGATGGCCAATTCGGAATGGCTCGATCAAGGCATTGCCATGCGCCGCCAGCTTTACGGCGAGGCGGCGGTGGAGCGCTCCAACGCCGCCAATTACGACGACCCGATCATGGGCAAGTTCATCGACTATGCCCA is a genomic window containing:
- a CDS encoding host attachment protein, with amino-acid sequence MTLNIPHNAWILVGDGERALILRNDGDEKFPNLVTQEAIRHENPATREQGTDRPGRFPDGPSVQRSAVENTDWHRVEKDRFAREMAAHLRQSALDNAFTHLIVVAPPQVLGELRQQMDKAVQAKVLAEVDKDLTKHPVHEIERILVQKSG